A single region of the Salmo salar chromosome ssa16, Ssal_v3.1, whole genome shotgun sequence genome encodes:
- the LOC106598090 gene encoding oocyte zinc finger protein XlCOF6-like isoform X2: MSSVKLEDCSQTLELNVNIKDEEVEEKIGKSLSHGRLRLSLSPVTSTVKTNPACLSPSTLSPNLQSLGPDCDSGAQFTLQDPEMASVKLEDCSQTLELNVNIKDEEEEEKIGTSVSHGDHVETFSTSREQQQEDHRAKSSHHLPHCEIFPFLSKLKIHLKIHTGENLNSCTDCEKSFTTSQALTIHQRVHTGEKPYSCSDCGKSFSLLDKLKSHQLIHREKPFSCSDCGKCFKTSTEVKVHQRTHTGEKPYFCSACGKSFSRLDTLKVHERVHTGVKPYSCSDCGKCFTTTSDLTVHQRTHTGEKPYFCSDCGKCFKTSTEVKVHQRTHTGEKPYFCYACGKSFSRLDTLKVHERVHTGVKPYSCSNCGKCFTTTSDVTVHQRTHTGEKPYSCSDCGKCFKTSTELKVHQRTHTGVKPYFCSDCGKRFTTSQCLTIHQRAHTGEKPFSCSDCGKSFSRLDKLKSHQLIHREKPFSCSDCGKCFKTSTEVKVHQRTHTGVKPYFCSDCGKRFTTSQALTIHQRVHTGEKPYSCSDCGKSFSRLDKLKSHQLIHREKPFSCSDCGKCFKTSTELKVHQRTHTGVKPYFCSDCGKRFTTSQCLTVHQRTHIGEKPYFCSDYGKSFSQLEKLKCHQRIHIDKVSLLL, encoded by the exons GCCGACTCAGATTAAGTCTAAGTccggtaacatcaacagtgaagacaaacccagcctgcctctctccttccacactgagtccaaacctacagtcattaggtcctgattgtgacagtggagcccagtttacactgcaggatccagagatggcatcagtgaagctggaagactgcagtcaaacactggagctgaacgtcaacattaaagatgaagaagaggaggagaagattgggacATCTGTTTCTCATG gagaccatgttgagacattctctacatccagagagcaacagcaggaagatcacagagctaaGAGTTCTCACCACCTCCCACATTGTGAGATTTTCCCATTtctatcaaagctaaaaatacacctaaaaatacacacaggagagaatctgAATTCCTGTACTGACTGTGAGAAGAGCTTCACAACATCACAAGCTCTGACAATTCATCAGAGAgtgcacactggagagaagccttactcctgctctgactgtgggaagagtttctcccTATTGGATAAGTTAAAAAGTCACCAACtaatacacagagagaagccattctcctgctctgactgtggtaaATGCTTCAAAACATCAACTGAggtaaaagttcatcagagaacacacacaggagagaagccttacttctgctctgcctgtggaaagagtttctcccGATTGGATACCTTAAAAGTCCATGAACGTGTACATACAGGAGTGAAGCCATACTCTTGCTCTGACTGCGGAAAATGCTTCACCACAACATCTGATCTAACAGTTcatcagaggacacacacaggagagaagccttacttctgtTCTGACTGTGGTAAATGCTTCAAAACATCAACTGAggtaaaagttcatcagagaacacacacaggagagaagccttacttctgctatgcctgtggaaagagtttctcccGATTGGATACCTTAAAAGTACATGAACGTGTACATACAGGAGTGAAGCCATACTCTTGCTCTAACTGCGGAAAATGCTTCACCACAACATCTGATGTaacagttcatcagagaacacacacaggagagaagccttactcctgctctgactgtggtaaATGCTTCAAAACATCAACTGAgttaaaagttcatcagagaacacacacaggagtgaagccttacttctgctctgactgtgggaagagattcacaacATCACAATGTCTGACAATTCATCAGAGAgcgcacactggagagaagccgttctcctgctctgactgtgggaagagtttctcccGATTGGATAAGTTAAAAAGTCACCAACtaatacacagagagaagccattctcctgctctgactgtggtaaATGCTTCAAAACATCAACTGAggtaaaagttcatcagagaacacacacaggagtgaAACCTTACTTCtgttctgactgtgggaagagattcacaacATCACAAGCTCTGACAATTCATCAGAGagttcacactggagagaagccttactcctgctctgactgtgggaagagtttctcccGATTGGATAAGTTAAAAAGTCACCAACtaatacacagagagaagccattctcctgctctgactgcggTAAGTGCTTCAAAACATCAACTGAgttaaaagttcatcagagaacacacacaggagtgaagccttacttctgctctgactgtgggaagagattcacaacATCACAATGTCTGACAGTTCATCAAAGAACACAcataggagagaagccttacttctgctCGGACTAtggaaagagtttctcacaaTTGGAAAAGTTAAAATGTCACCAGCGAATACATATTGACAAAGTCTCACTTCTGCTCTGA
- the LOC106598090 gene encoding oocyte zinc finger protein XlCOF22-like isoform X3, with product MSSVKLEDCSQTLELNVNIKDEEVEEKIGKSLSHGRLRLSLSPVTSTVKTNPACLSPSTLSPNLQSLGPDCDSGAQFTLQDPEMASVKLEDCSQTLELNVNIKDEEEEEKIGTSVSHGDHVETFSTSREQQQEDHRAKSSHHLPHCEIFPFLSKLKIHLKIHTGENLNSCTDCEKSFTTSQALTIHQRVHTGEKPYSCSDCGKSFSLLDKLKSHQLIHREKPFSCSDCGKCFKTSTEVKVHQRTHTGEKPYFCSACGKSFSRLDTLKVHERVHTGVKPYSCSDCGKCFTTTSDLTVHQRTHTGEKPYFCSDCGKCFKTSTEVKVHQRTHTGEKPYFCYACGKSFSRLDTLKVHERVHTGVKPYSCSNCGKCFTTTSDVTVHQRTHTGEKPYSCSDCGKCFKTSTELKVHQRTHTGVKPYFCSDCGKRFTTSQCLTIHQRAHTGEKPFSCSDCGKSFSRLDKLKSHQLIHREKPFSCSDCGKCFKTSTEVKVHQRTHTGVKPYFCSDCGKRFTTSQALTIHQRVHTGEKPYSCSDCGKSFSRLDKLKSHQLIHREKPFSCSDCDLALLICEPAPNVHLQEPVLRVDSFTNNPSLLQLLVPDCDWSPAPLLPVAMTYLLPLIL from the exons GCCGACTCAGATTAAGTCTAAGTccggtaacatcaacagtgaagacaaacccagcctgcctctctccttccacactgagtccaaacctacagtcattaggtcctgattgtgacagtggagcccagtttacactgcaggatccagagatggcatcagtgaagctggaagactgcagtcaaacactggagctgaacgtcaacattaaagatgaagaagaggaggagaagattgggacATCTGTTTCTCATG gagaccatgttgagacattctctacatccagagagcaacagcaggaagatcacagagctaaGAGTTCTCACCACCTCCCACATTGTGAGATTTTCCCATTtctatcaaagctaaaaatacacctaaaaatacacacaggagagaatctgAATTCCTGTACTGACTGTGAGAAGAGCTTCACAACATCACAAGCTCTGACAATTCATCAGAGAgtgcacactggagagaagccttactcctgctctgactgtgggaagagtttctcccTATTGGATAAGTTAAAAAGTCACCAACtaatacacagagagaagccattctcctgctctgactgtggtaaATGCTTCAAAACATCAACTGAggtaaaagttcatcagagaacacacacaggagagaagccttacttctgctctgcctgtggaaagagtttctcccGATTGGATACCTTAAAAGTCCATGAACGTGTACATACAGGAGTGAAGCCATACTCTTGCTCTGACTGCGGAAAATGCTTCACCACAACATCTGATCTAACAGTTcatcagaggacacacacaggagagaagccttacttctgtTCTGACTGTGGTAAATGCTTCAAAACATCAACTGAggtaaaagttcatcagagaacacacacaggagagaagccttacttctgctatgcctgtggaaagagtttctcccGATTGGATACCTTAAAAGTACATGAACGTGTACATACAGGAGTGAAGCCATACTCTTGCTCTAACTGCGGAAAATGCTTCACCACAACATCTGATGTaacagttcatcagagaacacacacaggagagaagccttactcctgctctgactgtggtaaATGCTTCAAAACATCAACTGAgttaaaagttcatcagagaacacacacaggagtgaagccttacttctgctctgactgtgggaagagattcacaacATCACAATGTCTGACAATTCATCAGAGAgcgcacactggagagaagccgttctcctgctctgactgtgggaagagtttctcccGATTGGATAAGTTAAAAAGTCACCAACtaatacacagagagaagccattctcctgctctgactgtggtaaATGCTTCAAAACATCAACTGAggtaaaagttcatcagagaacacacacaggagtgaAACCTTACTTCtgttctgactgtgggaagagattcacaacATCACAAGCTCTGACAATTCATCAGAGagttcacactggagagaagccttactcctgctctgactgtgggaagagtttctcccGATTGGATAAGTTAAAAAGTCACCAACtaatacacagagagaagccattctcctgctctgactgcg atttggctcttctgatatgcgagccggctcccaacgttcacctacaagagccgGTTCTTAGAGTCGACTCGTTCACGAACAACCCATCACTACTACAGTTACTGGTTCCTGATTGTGACTGGAGCCCAGCACCTCTACTTCCTGTGGCTATG acctatctgctgcctttgatactgtga